From Myotis daubentonii chromosome 15, mMyoDau2.1, whole genome shotgun sequence, one genomic window encodes:
- the ECH1 gene encoding delta(3,5)-Delta(2,4)-dienoyl-CoA isomerase, mitochondrial — protein MAAAMAASRRFRDLPLWRLTAPTHLGLNLSLRPMSSSAQDEASRAAPSEAPHHNYESLRVTAAQRHILHVQLNRPEKRNAMNKAFWSEMVECFNKIAQDADCRAVVISGAGKMFTAGIDLVDMASDLLQPQGDDVARISWYLRSLIARYQETFSVIEKCPKPVIAAIHGGCIGGGVDLITACDIRYCAQDAFFQVKEVDVGLAADVGTLQRLPRVIGNQSLVNELAFTARKMMADEALSSGLVSRIFPDKEVMLDAAFNLAAEISSKSPVAVQGTKINLLYSRDHSVAEGLNYMTSWNMSMLQTQDIVKSVQAAMEKKELKGVTFSKL, from the exons ATGGCGGCGGCGATGGCGGCTTCGCGCAGATTCCGAGACCTGCCGCTGTGGC GACTGACAGCCCCCACCCACCTGGGTCTCAACCTTAGCCTTCGCCCCATGAGCTCCTCTGCACAAGACGAGGCCTCCAGAGCAGCCCCCAGTGAAGCCCCACACCACAACTATGAGTCCCTTCGGGTGACAGCTGCCCAGAGACACATTCTGCATGTACAGCTAAATCGGCCAGAGAAAAGGAATGCCATGAACAAAGCCTTCTGGAG CGAGATGGTGGAGTGCTTCAACAAGATAGCACAAGATGCTGACTGTCGGGCTGTGGTGATCTCTGGTGCAGGAAAAATGTTCACTGCAG GTATCGACCTGGTGGACATGGCTTCAGACCTCCTTCAGCCTCAAGGAGATGATGTGGCTCGCATAAGCTGGTACCTACGTAGCCTCATCGCCAGGTACCAAGAGACCTTCAGCGTCATCGAGAAG TGCCCTAAACCTGTGATTGCAGCCATCCACGGGGGCTGCATTGGCGGAG GTGTGGACCTCATCACCGCCTGTGACATCCGGTACTGTGCCCAGGATGCTTTCTTTCAGGTGAAG GAGGTGGATGTGGGTTTGGCTGCTGATGTGGGAACGCTGCAGCGTCTGCCCAGAGTCATCGGGAATCAGAG cctggtcAACGAGCTGGCCTTCACCGCCCGCAAGATGATGGCTGACGAGGCCCTGAGCAGTGGGCTGGTCAG CCGAATATTCCCAGACAAGGAGGTCATGCTTGACGCGGCCTTCAACCTGGCGGCCGAGATTTCCAGCAAGAGCCCCGTGGCAGTTCAGGGCACCAAAATCAACCTGCTCTACTCCCGCGACCATTCGGTGGCCGAGGGCCTCAATTACATG ACATCCTGGAACATGAGCATGCTGCAAACCCAGGACATCGTTAAGTCTGTCCAGGCAGCGATGGAGAAGAAGGAACTGAAGGGTGTCACCTTCTCCAAGCTCTGA